Proteins encoded together in one Diabrotica undecimpunctata isolate CICGRU chromosome 3, icDiaUnde3, whole genome shotgun sequence window:
- the LOC140436924 gene encoding uncharacterized protein, whose translation MVFHNKCILQCTNSSSIRHAFPNPDKDIRFRKWLSVIKNPNLDMMNSWTVFKTKRICHRHFEDKFVSSWSHKLYKNAIPSLHLYDSSSNLHIRSISMLSVEANVNEIESPSTSRDAQSTHMFQSFEIPHCIAEHNDAQLPNEEILIQTDESKDLKGVALKNITPLKILQQCNISRGTITTKKKKLYGALKQLHHKYSLERNICSIVSYLSP comes from the exons atggTTTTTCACAATAAATGTATCCTACAATGTACCAATTCGTCATCAATTAGACATGCCTTTCCAAATCCTGATAAAGACATAAGATTTAGGAAGTGGCTTAGTGTTATAAAAAATCCTAATTTAGATATGATGAATTCCTggacagtttttaaaacaaaacgaatcTGCCACAGACACTTTGAAGATAAGTTTGTTTCTTCATGGAGCCATAAATTGTATAAAAATGCAATTCCTAGCTTACATTTGTATG ATTCTTCTTCCAATTTACATATCAGAAGTATTTCAATGTTGAGTGTGGAAGCAAATGTAAACGAAA ttgAGAGTCCTTCAACAAGTAGAGATGCACAATCTACACACATGtttcaatcatttgagataccCCATTGTA ttgcCGAACACAATGATGCACAGTTACCAAACGAAGAAATTTTAATACAAACTGATGAGAGTAAGGATTTAAAAG GTGTTGCCCTTAAGAATATCACACCactgaaaatattgcagcagTGTAATATATCAAGAGGTACAATTAccactaaaaagaaaaaattatatggaGCATTAAAACAATTACACCACAAATACTCTTTGGAAAGAAATATCTGTTCCATAGTATCCTATTTATCTCCATAA